In the Leishmania braziliensis MHOM/BR/75/M2904 WGS CADA00000000 data, contig 95, whole genome shotgun sequence genome, CCGCGTCAGGGCTTTCTGCTGGCCAGcctcgcgctgctgggggagagggtgcaGGTGTCTAAGGCCCTCGTCTGCCGGCTGGAGGACCACGCCCAGAGCACGCGCCCTGAGGCCACACTCTCAGCAGAGTCATGGTACCCGCCCGCGCCCGCTGCTAGGAGAAGCGGATGCCGGCTTGggacgcgctgcggcgtccGTGTGAATTTCCTCTGACTGTGCCCTCCGTCCCCTGCGCCCGGCCCCCCTccgtgtggcgctgctgccgctcccccgctgccggcgcggcGTGTCGCACTCTCGCGTgcctgccgcctcgccgcactctccccccacctctctctccgtctctcctctccccttccaccCTGCCCGCCTCTCTCATGCCGCCCGCCCTCTcaccaccaacacacacgcacacgcggcagcaccaacgaGTTTGCTTTGCGAAGactcgcctccccctcgctctctcccactcgCCTCGACCACtacgccacctcctctgctgtgcaccgccgccccacCGCTCtccgtgtgctgctgtgcgtctGCCAAAATGGAGTTCACCCTCGCCCTTCTTCTCTACGCGGTCCTGCAGCTCATCGCGTTCCTCTTTGTGCTCGTGGGCACGCCCATCGACATGTTCCGCTTGAGGGATGAGCCCCCATTTGGCAACACGCCCTGCATTACGCTGTGGGGGTCAAAGGTTGAGTGCTACGGCCTCACTTTCGAACTAAAATCGGATGACCTCTGGAGCCCATGTCCGCGCCGGCGCGACAGTGTCCGCGCAGCTCAGGCCTTTGCTGTCATCTCCATCTTCGTGTACGGCCTGGCTGCCCTCTTCGGCTTCATtatgctgtgctgctgcccttgGCTCCGCGTGGTCTGCCTGGTGCTCAATGTCACTGGCGTTATTACGCTGTGTATTGTGTGGGCCTCCATGGTGGTGGTCTACAGCACACTGGATAGCCCGTGCTTTGGACTAAAGTTTCGCTATAATTTTGGCTCAGGCTTCGTGTTGTTGGTCTTCGCCTGGTGCCTGGACATCATCAACATGGTCTTCTTGCTGCTCCCGTCGCAAGCGAGGGACCGGAGTGAGAACGCGGACACGAAGGAATAGACCCGGCGAGAGGAAGCGGAAGGGGACAGGCGTACGTGGAGGCACTGAGGCGATGGACGGttggcgccgcagcacacggAGAGAACTTACACGCACCGCCCAGCCCCGTGCCCGCACGTGCCACCCCCTACCCCCACCTCCAACGCCGCCAAGTGTCGTGTGTGCCATCTCCTGTTGGTCTTCCGCAGATAAGAGTTGTGTGGGCGTTC is a window encoding:
- a CDS encoding amastin-like protein, which codes for MEFTLALLLYAVLQLIAFLFVLVGTPIDMFRLRDEPPFGNTPCITLWGSKVECYGLTFELKSDDLWSPCPRRRDSVRAAQAFAVISIFVYGLAALFGFIMLCCCPWLRVVCLVLNVTGVITLCIVWASMVVVYSTLDSPCFGLKFRYNFGSGFVLLVFAWCLDIINMVFLLLPSQARDRSENADTKE